In Mus musculus strain C57BL/6J chromosome 9, GRCm38.p6 C57BL/6J, one genomic interval encodes:
- the Olfr870 gene encoding olfactory receptor 870 has protein sequence MKPENQTNILEFLLLGFSQYPEHQPMLFGLFLLMFVVAVLGNLLIILAVSIDSHLHTPMYFFLSNLSFSDIGFISTTVPKMLVNIQTQSKSISYAECITQIYFFMLFGGMDTLLLTVMAYDRFVAICHPLHYSVIMNPQLSGLLVLVSWFISFSYSLIQSLLMLRLSFCTNQIIKHFYCEYAKALTIACSDTLINHILLYIVIWVLGFIPFSGILYSYYKIFSSILRIPSTDGKYKAFSTCGSHLSVVSLFYGTGLSVYLSSDATSSSGKGVVASVMYTVVTPMLNPFIYSLRNKDIKKALKTLGRILLLK, from the coding sequence ATGaaaccagaaaaccaaacaaatattttagaatttttgcTTCTGGGGTTTTCCCAATATCCAGAGCATCAACCCATGCTATTTGGACTGTTTCTGCTCATGTTTGTGGTCGCTGTGCTTGGGAATCTTCTCATCATTCTGGCCGTCAGCATTGACTCTCACCTGCATACTCCCATGTACTTCTTTCTATCTAACCTGTCCTTTTCTGACATTGGTTTCATCTCTACAACTGTCCCTAAGATGTTGGTGAATATCCAAACACAGAGCAAGTCCATCTCCTATGCAGAATGCATCACccagatttattttttcatgCTCTTTGGAGGCATGGACACACTTCTCCTCACCGTGATGGCCTATGACCGATTTGTGGCCATCTGTCACCCACTTCACTATTCAGTCATTATGAATCCTCAACTAAGTGGTTTGCTAGTTCTTGTATCATGGTTTATTAGCTTTTCATATTCTCTGATACAGAGTCTATTGATGCTGCGGTTGTCCTTCTGTACAAATCAGATAATTAAACACTTTTACTGTGAATATGCCAAAGCCCTCACTATAGCCTGCTCAGATACACTAATCAATCATATCCTTCTTTATATTGTGATATGGGTCCTTGGCTTCATCCCTTTCTCAGGGATCCTTTATTCATACTATAaaattttttcttcaattttgagAATTCCATCAACAGATGGaaaatataaagcattttctACCTGTGGGTCTCATCTATCGGTGGTTTCTTTATTCTATGGGACAGGCCTTAGTGTGTACCTTAGTTCTGATGCTACTTCCTCCTCTGGGAAGGGCGTGGTGGCCTCAGTAATGTATACAGTGGTCACCCCCATGCTGAACCCTTTCATCTACAGCTTGAGGAACAAAGACATTAAGAAGGCCTTAAAAACACTTGGGAGAATACTTCTTTTAAAGTGA